The sequence below is a genomic window from Spirochaetota bacterium.
CATGCACGCTGAAACAGTCGAGAAAAAAACCTGCGACGGGATAATTCGATGCGACCTCGCGTATCATCGCAAGGAGATGTTCCGTATAACCGGTGTTGTAGCACATATGCCGCGTCCAGTGGCCCATGAACGGCGGAACGTACGTATATCCCTCCGGCGTGAGCGCGCACCAGTCGCGATGCAGTAAACCCTCCTCGTGGCTGAGCCCTGCGTTCAGGTAAGCCGTAAGCGCGATATTTTTCTTCCTGCATGCCTCGGCGAGTTTGCCGAAAAGATCGTACTTCAATGACGGATGATGTATCCCGACTTTGGTGTCATAGTACGCCATGCCGAGATTGCAGCGCGCGTGAAAGACCACGTAGTCCACGCCGCATTCCTTCCATTTGTCGGTGGCCGCTTCAACGTCGAAGCGCTCTCCCACGTCCGGCTGATCCGGCTGTGTGTGGAAGTCGTAGAATATCGCCCATTTTGGTTTATGCATGTGTTCGCTCCTATTCATTCATTTCGATCCGCTATCGTGCGGCAGATATAATGTAACTGACGATATGCATTTTTTATGATACAAAACGGTAAAAGTATTACACTTTTCTCATGGGCACGTTCACGGAGGATCGATACGGGTCATTTATTTCCCCGCCCCTGCCATTTTTTCATGCAAATAGTTCAACCGTACTCGGCATCTTCTGCTCCGCAATTCCCGAAACGATGACGATCTTCTTTTCCTCGTCATATTTCCATGTTCCGCCGCTTACCCGCGAAGGGGCTCTATCGCGATGAACGAGCAGTTCATGCACTCTTTCCTTCGGCATGCCGTCGTACGATCCTTTTCTCGGCGATATCGTTATCTTCGTTTCCCCGGAATTTTCCTCGCAGAGAATATGCGTCTCGGCAACATCGCCGTCACGGTACTTAAGCGTAACACCGTCATCTTCCCGAAGGACGAATGACGATGCCCCCTGGGGGAAGATCTCCCAGATGAGCTTTTCCGGTGTCCCCGATATAAAATCGCATACTTCCTGTTGCGGTATGATGGCCCCCGTCCTTATGAAAAGACAGCCGCCGCGATCAGCGGGAACATCCGCCTGTATCTCCGCCGGACCTTGTATCGTTCGTCCTGTCCAATAGTCTATCCAGCTGCCCTCCGGCAGATATACCTTTTCATCGAAAACCGAAACCAGGAGAAAGTCGCCCAGCATGTATTGATGCAGGCATGCATCCGCCCGCACATCATTCTGCCACATGAGCGACATCGCCCGCATCATCGGCGTACCGGTACGTGACGCCTCGTGCGCCATGGAATATATGTATGGGAGCAGCCGGTAGCGAAGCCGAACATAGAAACGATAGAGATCGAGCATCTCCTTGCCCTTGAACCACGGCTGATTGTACATATGCCACGAAAATCCGGTGGTGAGCGGCTGAAGACAACCGTAATGTATCTCCTCTTTTGTGCTTCCGCTCATGTCGGTGCATACGTTCGAGTGGCCGGACAGTCCGAGATTTAGGAGACATGCAACCGTTTTCTCGCCGCCGCCGGTGTCACCCGCCCAGCTCGCTGCATATTTTTGTGTCCCCGCCCAGCCTGTCGCCGTGTAGATCATCGCCCGTTTTCCCTTCG
It includes:
- a CDS encoding DUF5110 domain-containing protein; translated protein: KGKRAMIYTATGWAGTQKYAASWAGDTGGGEKTVACLLNLGLSGHSNVCTDMSGSTKEEIHYGCLQPLTTGFSWHMYNQPWFKGKEMLDLYRFYVRLRYRLLPYIYSMAHEASRTGTPMMRAMSLMWQNDVRADACLHQYMLGDFLLVSVFDEKVYLPEGSWIDYWTGRTIQGPAEIQADVPADRGGCLFIRTGAIIPQQEVCDFISGTPEKLIWEIFPQGASSFVLREDDGVTLKYRDGDVAETHILCEENSGETKITISPRKGSYDGMPKERVHELLVHRDRAPSRVSGGTWKYDEEKKIVIVSGIAEQKMPSTVELFA